GGCCGCGCTTCTGGTCCTCTTCATGGTCGACCGGCTCGGTTTCACCGACAGCCATGCGAACCTGACCTGGGGTGCGTTCACCGCACTCGTCTATGCGGCGCCGTCGATCGGCGGCTGGATCGGCGACAAGGTGCTCGGCGCCCGCCGCACTATGATCATCGGCGCGTCCGTGCTGTGCGCCGGCTACCTGATGCTCGCGGTGCCGAACGACCACCTGACGTACATGTATGCGTCACTCGGCGTGATCGTCGTCGGCAACGGCCTGTTCAAGGCCAACGCGGCGAACCTCGTGCGCCGCATCTATGAAGGCGACGATGCGCGCATCGACAGCGCGTTCACGATCTATTACATGGCGGTCAACATCGGCTCGACCGTGTCGATGCTCGCGACGCCGTGGATCAAGGATCACTGGGGCTGGCACACCGCGTTCGCGGTCTGCTGCGGCGGCATGCTGCTCGCGATCCTCAACTTCATGCTGATGCATCGCACGCTCGCGCACGTCGGCTCGAAGCCCGATGACGAACCGATCCGCTGGAAGCGCCTCGGCGCGGTGGCCGCGGGCGGCGTCGCGCTGGCGCTGATCACGCTGTACGTGCTGCAGCACAAGCAGCTCGCGGTCGCCAGCGTGTGGGTGGCGGCGTTCGCGATCCTCGCGATCTTCGCGTACATGATCGCGAAGTCGGAGCGCTCGGAGCGCGCGGGCCTGATCGCGGCGCTCGTGCTGATCGGCCAGGTGATCCTGTTCTTCATCTTCTACGTGCAGATGTCGACATCGCTGACGCTGTTCGCGCTGCGCAACGTCGATCCGCGCTTCATCCTGTTCGGCACGACGCTGTTCACGTGGAGCGCCGCGCAGTTCCAGGCGCTGAACCCGATCTGGATCATGATGCTGAGCCCGGTGCTCGTGTGGGTCTA
The sequence above is drawn from the Burkholderia stabilis genome and encodes:
- a CDS encoding peptide MFS transporter, which produces MMHSPVSQTRSFTTVFLIEMWERFGYYGMAALLVLFMVDRLGFTDSHANLTWGAFTALVYAAPSIGGWIGDKVLGARRTMIIGASVLCAGYLMLAVPNDHLTYMYASLGVIVVGNGLFKANAANLVRRIYEGDDARIDSAFTIYYMAVNIGSTVSMLATPWIKDHWGWHTAFAVCCGGMLLAILNFMLMHRTLAHVGSKPDDEPIRWKRLGAVAAGGVALALITLYVLQHKQLAVASVWVAAFAILAIFAYMIAKSERSERAGLIAALVLIGQVILFFIFYVQMSTSLTLFALRNVDPRFILFGTTLFTWSAAQFQALNPIWIMMLSPVLVWVYNAVAKSGRDLPVAAKYALGFGAVAAGYLVFTISGRYAVDGRVSSWFMVWGYGLYSLGELLVSGLGLAMIARYVPARMSGFMMGAYFVATGVSQYLGSVVANFAQMPSHELPATESLPLYLSLFEKLGWLAAIGMLLALLLLPLMNRLSRQHQRCTEERREEEALQAQAVAAAQ